A genomic stretch from Streptococcus oralis includes:
- the addA gene encoding helicase-exonuclease AddAB subunit AddA has product MKPISFLTEEEIQKLQEAEASSSKEQKKTAEQIEAIYTAGQNILVSASAGSGKTFVMAERILDQLTRGVEISQLFISTFTVKAATELKERLEKKISQQIQESNDVDLKQHLGRQLADLPNATIGTMDSFTQKFLGKHGYLIDIAPNFRILQNESEQLLLKNEVFHQVFEDHYQGENKEKFGSLVKNFAGRGKDERGLRQQVYKIYDFLQSTSSPKKWLNESFLKGFEKADFTNEKEKLTEQIKQALWDLESFFRYHLDNDAKEFPKAAYLENVQLVLDEIGSLNQESDSQAYQAVLARVVAISKEKNGRALANSSRKAELKPLADAYNEERKAQFVKLGRLADQITILDYQERYHEDTWELAKTFQTFMSDFVEAYRERKRQENAFEFADISHYTIEILENFPQVREAYQERFHEVMVDEYQDTNHIQERMLELLSNGHNRFMVGDIKQSIYRFRQADPQIFNEKFQRYAQNPQEGKLILLKENFRSSSEVLSATNDVFARLMDQEVGEINYDSMHQLVFANTKLTPNPDNKAEFLLYDKNDSGQEEEESDADTKLTGEMRLVIKEILKLHQEKGVAFKEIALLTSSRSRNDQILLALSEYGIPVKIDGEQNNYLQSLEVQVMLDTLRVIHNPLQDYALVALMKSPMFGFDEDELARLSLQKIEDKVQENLYEKLVNAQKQAASQKELIHTDLAEKLNQFMDILDSWRLYAKTHSLYDLIWKIYNDRFYYDYVGALPNGPARQANLYALALRADQFEKSNFKGLSRFIRMIDQVLEAQHDLASVAVAPPKDAVELMTIHKSKGLEFPYVFILNMDQDFNKQDSMSEVILGRQNGLGIKYIAKVETGAVEAHYPKTIKLSIPSLTYTQNEEELQLASYSEQMRLLYVAMTRAERKLYLVGKGSREKLEAKEYPAANNGKLDGNTRLQARNFQDWIWAISKVFAKDNLNFSYRFIGEDQLTREAIGELENKSPLQDSSQSSNRQSETIKEALEMLKEVEVYNTLHREAIELPSVQTPSQIKKFYEPVMDMEGVQIAGQTQSTEKKICFDLPDFSTKEKVTGAEIGSATHELMQRIDLSQRPTLASLTETLKQVQTSQVVRDKINLSKILAFFDTALGQEILANTGHLYREQPFSMLKRDQKSQEDLVVRGILDGYLLYEDRIILFDYKTDRYDEPSQLIDRYRGQLALYGEALSRAYSIENIEKYLILLGKDEVQVIKV; this is encoded by the coding sequence ATGAAGCCCATTTCCTTTTTAACTGAGGAAGAGATTCAAAAACTGCAAGAAGCAGAAGCGAGTTCAAGCAAGGAACAGAAGAAAACCGCCGAGCAAATCGAAGCCATTTATACGGCAGGGCAAAATATCCTTGTTTCAGCGTCTGCTGGTTCTGGGAAAACATTTGTTATGGCAGAGCGTATTCTGGACCAATTAACACGTGGCGTGGAAATCAGCCAACTCTTTATCTCGACCTTTACCGTCAAGGCTGCTACAGAACTCAAGGAACGTTTGGAGAAAAAAATCAGCCAACAAATTCAAGAAAGTAACGATGTCGATCTCAAACAACACTTGGGACGTCAATTGGCAGATCTACCAAACGCTACCATCGGAACCATGGACTCTTTCACACAAAAATTCCTTGGCAAACATGGCTATCTGATTGATATCGCACCAAACTTCCGTATTCTGCAAAATGAAAGTGAACAGTTACTCTTAAAGAACGAAGTTTTTCATCAGGTTTTTGAAGACCATTACCAAGGTGAAAATAAAGAGAAATTTGGTAGCTTGGTAAAGAACTTTGCTGGGCGAGGTAAGGATGAACGAGGTCTACGCCAGCAAGTCTACAAAATCTATGATTTTCTCCAATCCACTAGCAGTCCCAAAAAATGGCTGAACGAGTCTTTTCTCAAAGGGTTTGAAAAAGCTGACTTTACAAATGAGAAAGAGAAACTAACTGAGCAAATCAAGCAGGCGCTTTGGGACTTGGAAAGTTTCTTCCGTTATCATCTGGATAACGATGCCAAGGAGTTTCCCAAAGCTGCCTATTTAGAAAATGTGCAGTTGGTTCTGGATGAAATTGGCTCCTTAAATCAAGAGTCCGATAGTCAGGCTTATCAAGCAGTGCTTGCGCGTGTTGTCGCCATCTCGAAAGAGAAAAACGGTCGGGCTCTAGCTAACTCCAGTCGTAAGGCCGAATTGAAGCCACTGGCTGATGCCTACAACGAAGAAAGAAAGGCCCAGTTTGTTAAACTAGGAAGACTAGCAGACCAGATAACCATTCTCGACTACCAAGAGCGTTATCATGAAGACACCTGGGAGCTAGCTAAAACCTTCCAAACCTTTATGAGTGATTTTGTAGAGGCATATCGAGAACGTAAACGCCAGGAAAATGCCTTTGAATTCGCTGATATCAGCCATTATACCATTGAGATTTTAGAGAATTTCCCGCAAGTTCGTGAGGCTTATCAGGAACGCTTCCACGAAGTCATGGTCGATGAGTATCAGGATACCAACCACATTCAAGAACGGATGCTGGAATTGCTGTCGAATGGTCACAATCGCTTTATGGTGGGAGATATCAAGCAGTCCATCTACCGATTCCGTCAGGCAGACCCGCAGATTTTCAATGAAAAATTTCAACGCTATGCGCAAAATCCTCAAGAAGGAAAACTGATTTTGCTCAAGGAAAATTTCCGTAGTAGTTCAGAAGTGCTGTCAGCAACCAATGATGTTTTTGCACGCCTTATGGACCAAGAGGTCGGCGAAATCAACTATGACAGCATGCACCAGCTTGTTTTTGCCAATACCAAACTGACTCCCAATCCAGACAACAAGGCAGAATTTCTCCTCTACGACAAGAACGATAGTGGGCAAGAGGAAGAAGAAAGTGATGCAGACACGAAACTCACAGGAGAAATGCGCCTAGTTATCAAGGAAATCTTGAAGCTCCATCAGGAAAAAGGTGTTGCCTTCAAAGAAATTGCCCTTTTGACTTCCAGTCGCAGTCGTAATGATCAGATTCTACTTGCCCTGTCTGAGTACGGGATTCCTGTTAAAATCGACGGTGAGCAAAACAACTATCTCCAATCTTTAGAAGTGCAAGTCATGCTGGACACCCTGCGCGTCATTCACAATCCCCTGCAAGACTATGCCTTGGTAGCACTTATGAAGTCTCCTATGTTTGGTTTTGATGAGGACGAGTTGGCACGCTTGTCCCTTCAGAAAATAGAAGATAAGGTTCAAGAGAATCTCTATGAGAAACTGGTCAATGCTCAAAAACAAGCAGCTAGCCAGAAAGAGTTAATTCACACAGATCTAGCAGAAAAATTAAATCAATTCATGGATATCTTGGATTCTTGGCGCTTGTATGCCAAAACCCACTCTCTCTATGACTTGATTTGGAAGATTTACAACGATCGTTTTTACTATGACTATGTTGGAGCCCTGCCAAACGGTCCAGCTAGACAGGCCAATCTCTATGCCCTAGCTCTACGAGCTGACCAGTTTGAAAAGAGTAATTTCAAGGGCTTGTCTCGTTTTATCCGTATGATTGACCAAGTCCTAGAAGCCCAGCATGACCTCGCAAGCGTAGCCGTCGCACCGCCTAAAGATGCCGTGGAACTTATGACCATTCACAAGAGCAAAGGATTGGAATTTCCTTACGTCTTTATCCTCAACATGGATCAGGACTTCAACAAGCAAGACTCGATGTCAGAAGTTATTCTCGGTCGTCAAAATGGGCTTGGTATCAAATACATTGCCAAAGTGGAAACAGGAGCAGTGGAAGCACACTATCCTAAAACCATCAAACTCTCCATTCCCAGCCTTACCTATACCCAGAATGAAGAAGAATTGCAACTGGCTAGCTATTCAGAGCAGATGCGTCTGCTGTATGTTGCCATGACGAGGGCGGAGAGAAAACTTTATCTTGTCGGTAAAGGGTCTCGTGAAAAGCTAGAAGCCAAGGAATACCCAGCAGCAAACAATGGAAAATTAGATGGCAATACCAGACTGCAAGCAAGAAATTTCCAAGATTGGATCTGGGCTATCAGTAAAGTATTTGCCAAGGACAATCTCAACTTTAGCTATCGTTTTATTGGTGAAGACCAGTTGACTAGAGAAGCTATCGGAGAGTTGGAAAACAAGAGTCCTCTACAAGATAGCTCTCAATCAAGCAACCGTCAGTCAGAGACCATCAAAGAAGCTTTGGAAATGCTGAAAGAGGTGGAAGTTTATAATACTCTTCACCGTGAAGCCATTGAACTACCAAGTGTTCAAACCCCAAGTCAAATCAAGAAATTCTACGAACCCGTTATGGATATGGAAGGGGTACAAATTGCTGGTCAAACTCAATCAACTGAGAAGAAAATCTGCTTTGATTTACCAGATTTTTCAACTAAAGAAAAGGTAACTGGAGCTGAGATTGGTAGTGCAACCCACGAACTCATGCAGAGAATTGACCTCAGCCAGCGACCAACGCTTGCTAGCCTGACAGAAACTCTCAAACAAGTTCAAACTAGCCAAGTTGTCAGAGACAAGATCAATCTTTCTAAAATTCTCGCATTCTTTGACACAGCACTTGGTCAGGAAATTCTCGCTAATACCGGCCATCTCTACCGCGAGCAACCTTTTTCTATGCTCAAGCGGGACCAAAAAAGTCAGGAAGACCTTGTTGTTCGTGGGATCTTGGACGGCTATCTACTTTACGAGGACAGAATTATTCTTTTCGACTATAAGACAGACCGTTATGATGAACCAAGCCAACTCATAGACCGCTATCGTGGCCAGTTAGCCCTATACGGTGAGGCCTTATCACGAGCCTATTCGATTGAAAACATTGAAAAATACTTGATTTTGCTCGGCAAAGATGAGGTTCAAGTTATAAAAGTATAA
- the ylqF gene encoding ribosome biogenesis GTPase YlqF → MATIQWFPGHMSKARRQVQENLKFVDFVTILVDARLPLSSQNPMLTKIVGDKPKLLILNKADLADPAMTKEWRQYFESQGIQTLAINSKEQVTVKVVTDAAKKLMADKIARQKERGIKIETLRTMIIGIPNAGKSTLMNRLAGKKIAVVGNKPGVTKGQQWLKTNKDLEILDTPGILWPKFEDETVALKLALTGAIKDQLLPMDEVTIFGLNYFKKHYPEKLAERFKQMKIEEEAPVIIMDMTRALGFRDDYDRFYSLFVKEVRDGKLGNYTLDTLDDIDDDD, encoded by the coding sequence ATGGCTACTATTCAATGGTTTCCGGGCCACATGTCTAAGGCTCGGCGGCAAGTTCAGGAGAATCTTAAGTTTGTTGATTTTGTGACAATTTTGGTGGATGCTCGGCTACCTTTATCTAGTCAAAATCCTATGTTAACCAAGATTGTGGGTGATAAACCTAAACTCTTGATTTTGAACAAGGCGGACCTAGCAGACCCGGCAATGACCAAAGAATGGCGTCAGTATTTTGAATCACAGGGAATTCAAACTCTGGCTATCAACTCCAAAGAGCAAGTAACTGTGAAAGTTGTGACAGATGCTGCTAAAAAGCTCATGGCTGATAAGATTGCACGCCAGAAAGAACGCGGTATCAAGATCGAAACCTTGCGGACTATGATTATCGGAATTCCAAACGCTGGTAAATCAACTCTGATGAACCGCTTGGCTGGTAAGAAAATCGCAGTTGTCGGCAACAAACCTGGTGTGACCAAGGGGCAACAATGGCTTAAAACCAATAAAGACTTGGAAATCTTGGATACACCAGGAATTCTCTGGCCTAAGTTCGAAGATGAAACTGTCGCTCTAAAACTAGCCTTGACTGGAGCTATCAAAGACCAGTTGCTTCCTATGGATGAGGTGACCATTTTTGGTCTCAATTATTTCAAAAAACATTATCCAGAAAAGCTAGCTGAACGCTTCAAACAAATGAAAATTGAAGAAGAAGCACCTGTTATCATCATGGATATGACACGTGCCCTTGGTTTCCGAGACGACTACGACCGCTTTTACAGCCTCTTCGTCAAGGAAGTCCGTGATGGAAAACTCGGTAACTATACCTTAGATACATTGGACGACATCGATGACGACGATTAA
- a CDS encoding type II toxin-antitoxin system PemK/MazF family toxin: protein MITKSDYIPEKQDIIWMDFDPSVGREIQKRRPALVVSRREYALQTGFVAVCPITHGQQRLAEKGLLVPVSSDKVDGAVNPFQLYTFDFRMRNAQKITRMDTQCFQKVVQLYQYIFGDT from the coding sequence TTGATAACGAAATCTGACTATATTCCTGAAAAGCAGGATATCATTTGGATGGATTTTGATCCATCAGTCGGTCGAGAAATTCAGAAAAGGCGACCTGCCTTGGTAGTTTCTAGGAGAGAATATGCCTTGCAAACTGGTTTTGTGGCTGTCTGTCCCATCACTCATGGCCAACAACGTTTGGCAGAAAAAGGTTTGCTCGTTCCTGTCTCGTCGGACAAGGTAGATGGCGCTGTCAATCCATTTCAACTCTATACCTTTGATTTTCGGATGCGTAATGCTCAAAAAATAACAAGAATGGACACACAATGTTTTCAGAAAGTCGTCCAACTTTACCAGTACATCTTTGGAGATACTTAA
- a CDS encoding ribonuclease HII, translated as MTTIKEIKELLAAIKDLESPIFLELEKDTRSGVQKEISKRKKAIQAELDENLRLESMISYEKELYKQGLTLIAGVDEVGRGPLAGPVVAAAVILPKNCKIRGLNDSKKIPKKKHLEIYQAVQDQALAIGIGIKDNHIIDQVNIYEATKLAMKEAISQLSPQPEHLLIDAMKLELPISQTSIIKGDANSLSIAAASIVAKVTRDNIMKDYDNQYPGYDFTANAGYGTAKHLDGLKKLGVTPIHRISFEPVKSLVAEEKESLS; from the coding sequence ATGACGACGATTAAAGAAATCAAAGAACTTCTTGCTGCAATCAAGGATTTAGAAAGCCCTATTTTTTTAGAACTCGAAAAAGATACTCGTTCTGGAGTTCAAAAGGAAATCAGCAAGCGTAAAAAAGCCATTCAGGCAGAACTGGATGAAAACCTTCGTTTGGAATCCATGATTTCCTATGAAAAGGAGCTTTATAAACAAGGATTGACCTTAATAGCAGGTGTTGATGAGGTCGGCCGTGGTCCTCTGGCTGGTCCTGTGGTCGCTGCAGCCGTTATTTTACCAAAAAATTGTAAGATTAGAGGCCTCAACGACAGCAAGAAGATCCCTAAAAAGAAACATCTGGAAATTTATCAAGCCGTTCAAGACCAAGCCTTGGCAATAGGTATTGGTATCAAGGATAATCACATCATTGACCAAGTCAATATCTACGAGGCGACCAAGCTGGCCATGAAGGAAGCAATCTCCCAGCTCAGTCCGCAACCTGAGCATCTCTTGATAGATGCCATGAAACTGGAGTTACCAATTTCACAAACCTCCATTATCAAAGGAGATGCTAACTCCCTCTCCATCGCAGCTGCATCTATAGTGGCTAAGGTGACACGGGATAATATTATGAAGGACTATGATAATCAATATCCCGGCTATGATTTCACGGCTAATGCAGGATATGGAACAGCTAAACATCTAGACGGACTCAAGAAACTAGGAGTTACCCCAATTCACCGAATCAGCTTTGAACCCGTTAAATCATTGGTTGCAGAAGAAAAAGAAAGTTTAAGTTAG
- the mazE gene encoding type II toxin-antitoxin system PemI/MazE family antitoxin encodes MNIVKTRKVGNSLTVTIPKNLGMTEGQEMVVYKGIDGVIVLAPKLKDPFDGITDLRMTNDFEGVRSLDNEI; translated from the coding sequence ATGAATATAGTAAAGACTCGGAAAGTGGGGAATTCGCTCACTGTGACCATTCCTAAAAATTTGGGGATGACAGAAGGTCAAGAAATGGTCGTCTACAAAGGGATTGACGGAGTCATTGTCTTAGCTCCAAAACTAAAAGATCCTTTTGATGGGATTACTGATTTGAGAATGACAAATGATTTTGAAGGGGTAAGGTCACTTGATAACGAAATCTGA